One window from the genome of Streptococcus halotolerans encodes:
- a CDS encoding cation-translocating P-type ATPase, whose translation MSKEQKRQAFYTQSEDSVLEALETNKQGLTNTQAEQRLSEYGRNELEEGDKKSLFQKFLDQFKDLMIIILLAAAALSVITEGMHGLTDALIILFVVVLNAAFGVYQEGQAEAAIEALKSMSSPLARVRRDGHVKEVDSKELVPGDIVLLEAGDVVPADMRLLEASSLKIEEAALTGESVPVDKSLDVELAEDAGIGDRVNMGYQNSNVTYGRGMGVVTNTGMFTEVGHIANMLQNADETDTPLKQNLNQLSKILTVAVLVIAAVTFAVGVFLRGESPLEGLMIAVALAVAAIPEGLPAIVTVVLSLGTQVLAKRNAIIRQLPAVETLGSTEIIASDKTGTLTMNQMTVEKLYTNGTLQDAKDELEQSNMALRIMNFANDTKIDESGKLIGDPTETALVQFGLDHQFDVREILEKEPRVAELPFDSDRKLMSTVHQLADGQYLVAVKGAPDQLLKRVTKIEDQGQVRSITDADKEAILSTNKSLAKQALRVLMMAYKYEASVPVMETEVVENDLVFAGLVGMIDPERPEAAEAVKVAKEAGIRPIMITGDHQDTAEAIAKRLGIIDPNDTEDHVFTGAELNELSDEEFQKVFQQYSVYARVSPEHKVRIVKAWQNEGKVVAMTGDGVNDAPSLKTADIGIGMGITGTEVSKGASDMVLADDNFATIIVAVEEGRKVFSNIQKTIQYLLSANIAEVMTIFLATLFGWDVLQPVHLLWINLVTDTLPAIALGVEPAEPGVMTHKPRGRKSSFFDGGVKESIIYQGPLQGLLVLAVYGFALKFPEHSTYADIHADALTMAYVTLGLIQLVHAYNVKSVYQSVFQVGLFKNRLFNWSIPIAFFLLMSTVVIPGFNNFFHVAHLSATQWLVVVIGSFMTLVVVEIVKAIQRATGQDKNAI comes from the coding sequence GTGTCAAAAGAACAAAAACGTCAAGCGTTTTACACTCAGTCTGAGGACTCTGTTCTTGAAGCTCTTGAGACAAACAAGCAAGGTTTGACGAATACTCAAGCGGAGCAACGTTTGTCAGAGTATGGTCGTAATGAATTAGAAGAGGGTGATAAGAAGTCGCTTTTCCAAAAATTCTTGGACCAATTTAAAGACTTGATGATTATCATCTTGCTAGCAGCTGCAGCACTTTCAGTGATTACTGAAGGAATGCATGGTTTAACGGATGCTTTAATTATCTTATTCGTAGTTGTCCTTAACGCTGCATTTGGTGTTTACCAAGAAGGACAAGCAGAAGCAGCTATTGAAGCTCTGAAATCAATGTCAAGTCCACTTGCTCGTGTTCGTCGTGATGGACATGTTAAGGAAGTTGATTCAAAAGAATTGGTTCCTGGTGACATCGTTTTACTTGAAGCAGGTGACGTTGTGCCAGCAGATATGCGACTTTTGGAAGCTAGCTCTTTGAAAATTGAAGAGGCTGCCCTTACTGGTGAATCAGTACCAGTTGACAAGTCTTTAGATGTTGAATTAGCTGAAGATGCTGGTATTGGCGACCGTGTTAATATGGGTTACCAGAACTCAAATGTTACTTACGGTCGTGGTATGGGTGTTGTTACCAATACTGGTATGTTTACTGAAGTTGGTCACATTGCCAACATGCTACAAAATGCTGATGAAACAGACACACCTTTAAAACAAAACTTAAACCAATTGTCTAAAATCTTGACAGTTGCTGTCTTGGTTATTGCGGCTGTTACTTTTGCTGTTGGAGTTTTCCTTCGTGGTGAAAGCCCACTTGAAGGCCTCATGATTGCGGTTGCTCTTGCGGTTGCTGCTATTCCTGAAGGTTTGCCAGCCATCGTTACGGTAGTCCTTTCACTTGGGACACAAGTCTTGGCTAAACGTAACGCCATCATTCGTCAATTACCTGCTGTTGAAACACTTGGATCAACAGAAATTATCGCATCAGATAAGACTGGTACGTTGACAATGAATCAAATGACTGTTGAAAAACTCTATACCAACGGCACTCTTCAAGATGCCAAAGATGAATTAGAACAGTCAAATATGGCTTTGCGCATTATGAATTTTGCCAATGACACCAAGATTGATGAGTCTGGTAAATTGATTGGTGATCCAACAGAAACAGCTCTTGTTCAATTTGGTTTGGACCACCAGTTCGATGTTCGAGAAATTCTTGAAAAGGAACCAAGGGTTGCCGAATTACCATTTGATTCTGATCGTAAACTCATGTCAACAGTTCACCAATTGGCAGATGGTCAATACCTTGTTGCTGTAAAAGGTGCTCCGGACCAATTGCTGAAACGTGTGACTAAAATTGAAGATCAAGGTCAAGTACGTTCTATTACAGATGCTGATAAAGAGGCTATTCTTTCAACGAATAAATCCCTTGCTAAGCAAGCCCTTCGTGTTCTCATGATGGCTTACAAATATGAAGCAAGTGTGCCTGTTATGGAAACCGAAGTGGTAGAAAATGATTTGGTATTTGCTGGCTTAGTTGGGATGATTGACCCAGAACGTCCAGAGGCTGCAGAAGCTGTTAAAGTCGCTAAAGAAGCTGGTATTCGTCCGATCATGATTACCGGTGACCACCAAGATACAGCCGAAGCTATCGCCAAACGTCTCGGCATTATTGATCCAAATGATACTGAAGACCATGTTTTCACTGGTGCTGAACTTAATGAATTATCAGATGAAGAGTTCCAAAAAGTCTTCCAGCAATATTCGGTTTATGCCCGCGTATCACCAGAACATAAAGTTCGTATCGTTAAAGCTTGGCAAAATGAAGGTAAAGTTGTTGCTATGACTGGTGACGGTGTTAATGATGCGCCATCACTGAAAACAGCTGATATTGGTATTGGTATGGGGATTACTGGTACAGAGGTTTCTAAAGGTGCTTCTGACATGGTCCTTGCTGACGATAACTTTGCAACCATTATCGTCGCTGTTGAAGAAGGACGTAAGGTCTTCTCAAACATTCAAAAAACCATTCAATACTTGCTTTCAGCCAATATTGCTGAGGTGATGACAATCTTCCTTGCCACCTTGTTCGGATGGGATGTTCTTCAACCAGTTCATCTTCTTTGGATTAACTTGGTAACGGATACTCTTCCAGCCATTGCCCTTGGTGTTGAGCCTGCTGAACCGGGTGTGATGACGCACAAGCCTCGTGGACGCAAATCAAGCTTCTTCGATGGTGGTGTGAAAGAGTCCATAATCTATCAAGGTCCACTTCAAGGTTTACTTGTTCTCGCTGTCTATGGCTTTGCGCTTAAATTCCCAGAACATAGTACATACGCTGACATTCATGCGGATGCTTTGACAATGGCGTACGTTACACTTGGTTTGATCCAATTGGTACATGCTTATAATGTTAAGTCTGTTTACCAATCTGTTTTCCAAGTTGGTCTCTTTAAAAACCGCTTGTTCAACTGGTCAATTCCAATTGCCTTTTTCTTGCTCATGTCAACTGTTGTTATTCCAGGATTTAATAACTTCTTCCACGTTGCGCATTTATCAGCAACACAGTGGCTAGTTGTCGTTATCGGAAGCTTTATGACATTGGTTGTCGTTGAAATTGTGAAAGCTATTCAACGTGCCACAGGTCAAGATAAAAACGCCATTTAA
- a CDS encoding glycoside hydrolase family 3 protein translates to MTHLVDLTKKPYNLNQAAIDWVETTLKNMTLDEKIGQLFVNMGSSRTEEYLTQVMTDYKFAAVRYAPGPAADIWEQNYILQTKSKIPLLIAANTESGGNGAVTDGTKIGDEVKVAATNDPNYAYELGRIAGLEASAVGCNASFAPIMDLSRNWRNPIIANRTWGAEVEQVISLSKEYMRGIMEYGIIPFAKHFPGDGIDERDHHLSYASNPMSKEEWMETFGRIYGEMTEAGLPGIMAGHIHLPNVEKEIHPERDLDDMLPASLNKTLLDELLRGELGYNGAIVTDASHMVAMTASLPRRELLPTAIEAGCDLFLFFNDPDEDIRWMKEGYKNGLLTEERLHDAIRRTLGLKAKLGLHQFEGRRKEILLPKEEALEKIGTDEAKRLSDEVADKAITLVKDKQKDIFPVTPKRYKRILLVEVEGYKGGFGAMINSGKKRAADTLKELLEQAGHEVSIWENTEERIKKLPEEERPAAIQNVYASKRPIGQITDNYDLIINLVDVNSGGTTQRIIWPAAKGTPDQPFYVHEIPTIVVSVQHPFGLADMPQVGTYINAYDGLPNTIASLVEKLAGESEFTGVSSIDPYCGLIDTHIWRSHEMKQ, encoded by the coding sequence ATGACACATTTAGTAGACTTAACTAAAAAGCCTTACAACCTAAATCAAGCAGCTATTGATTGGGTAGAAACGACCCTTAAAAATATGACCTTAGATGAAAAAATTGGTCAGCTTTTTGTGAATATGGGGTCTAGTCGTACAGAAGAGTATCTAACTCAAGTTATGACGGATTACAAGTTTGCAGCGGTGAGGTATGCTCCTGGTCCAGCAGCGGATATTTGGGAGCAAAATTACATTTTACAAACAAAATCAAAAATCCCTCTCTTAATTGCGGCTAATACGGAATCAGGAGGAAATGGAGCTGTCACAGATGGCACCAAAATTGGTGATGAGGTGAAAGTTGCGGCCACCAACGATCCCAATTACGCTTATGAATTGGGGCGTATTGCTGGACTTGAGGCCTCAGCGGTAGGATGTAATGCCTCATTTGCTCCTATCATGGATCTTAGTCGTAACTGGCGTAATCCTATTATTGCTAATCGTACATGGGGAGCTGAGGTTGAGCAAGTTATCAGCCTCTCAAAAGAATACATGCGTGGTATTATGGAATATGGCATTATTCCATTTGCTAAACATTTTCCTGGTGATGGCATTGATGAACGAGACCATCATCTTTCATACGCGTCTAACCCTATGTCAAAAGAAGAATGGATGGAGACCTTCGGTCGTATTTATGGCGAAATGACTGAAGCGGGTCTTCCAGGTATTATGGCAGGTCATATTCATCTACCAAATGTTGAAAAAGAAATACATCCTGAGCGTGATTTGGATGATATGCTGCCAGCATCGCTTAATAAAACGCTTCTTGATGAACTCCTACGAGGTGAGTTGGGCTACAATGGTGCTATCGTAACCGATGCCTCTCATATGGTGGCAATGACAGCATCGCTTCCACGTCGTGAACTGTTACCAACAGCGATTGAAGCCGGATGTGATCTCTTCTTATTCTTCAATGATCCTGATGAAGACATCCGTTGGATGAAAGAAGGCTATAAAAATGGTCTCTTAACAGAAGAACGTCTGCACGATGCTATTCGTCGTACCTTAGGATTGAAAGCAAAACTTGGCTTACATCAATTTGAAGGTCGCCGCAAGGAGATTTTGCTTCCAAAAGAAGAAGCGCTAGAAAAGATTGGTACCGATGAAGCTAAACGTCTTTCAGATGAAGTAGCAGATAAGGCAATCACGCTGGTTAAAGATAAACAAAAAGATATTTTCCCAGTCACACCAAAACGCTACAAACGCATTCTTTTAGTTGAAGTCGAAGGTTACAAGGGTGGCTTTGGTGCGATGATTAACTCTGGCAAAAAACGTGCAGCTGACACTTTAAAAGAGTTATTAGAACAAGCGGGACATGAAGTATCGATTTGGGAAAATACTGAAGAGCGTATTAAAAAACTGCCGGAAGAAGAGCGTCCAGCAGCCATTCAAAATGTCTATGCTTCTAAACGACCAATTGGTCAAATTACGGATAATTATGATCTGATTATCAATCTTGTTGATGTCAATTCTGGCGGTACTACCCAACGTATTATTTGGCCAGCGGCTAAAGGAACGCCAGATCAGCCATTTTATGTCCATGAAATCCCAACGATCGTGGTGTCAGTACAACATCCATTTGGCTTAGCAGACATGCCACAAGTTGGAACTTATATCAATGCTTATGATGGCTTACCAAATACTATTGCTAGTTTGGTTGAAAAACTGGCAGGTGAATCTGAATTTACAGGAGTATCAAGCATCGATCCTTATTGTGGCTTAATTGATACGCACATCTGGCGTTCACATGAGATGAAACAATAG
- a CDS encoding metallophosphoesterase: MTKLAFMSDLHIDLNNFTDFEVNTLIDLLKEEEIDHLHIAGDISNHHYEISLPFLETLQQHLPVTYNLGNHDMLDMTETAIRQLDFKIHKLGSRSFLAFHGWYDYSFHPQKTSDENLAFKNRFWFDRRLDRGKTDHELTIDTLKTLDITLSKHPEINLIALHFVPHSKFLMTHPRFVPFNAFLGSQSFHTIFTKHGIKDVVFGHAHRSYGSQTIDGITYHSRPLGYRREWDLTIDYVNQHPELNPTGTWNLSKRYNLVKKLPDFKHFTRKHLKEEFRQSLTIFDF, translated from the coding sequence ATGACAAAACTAGCCTTTATGAGTGACCTTCACATTGACCTCAATAATTTTACCGATTTCGAAGTAAATACGCTAATAGACCTGCTCAAAGAAGAAGAGATTGACCACCTTCACATCGCTGGAGACATTTCCAACCACCACTACGAGATATCCCTTCCTTTTCTGGAGACCCTCCAACAGCATTTACCTGTTACTTATAACCTTGGCAATCATGACATGCTCGACATGACTGAGACAGCAATTCGCCAGCTTGACTTTAAAATCCATAAGCTTGGCAGTAGATCATTTCTCGCTTTTCACGGTTGGTATGATTATAGCTTTCACCCTCAGAAAACCAGTGACGAAAATCTGGCCTTTAAAAACCGTTTTTGGTTTGACAGGCGGTTAGATAGGGGGAAAACGGATCATGAACTAACCATTGACACTCTCAAAACACTCGATATCACCCTATCTAAGCATCCCGAAATAAACTTAATCGCTCTTCACTTTGTTCCTCATAGCAAGTTCCTTATGACACACCCTAGATTTGTTCCGTTCAATGCCTTTCTAGGTAGCCAAAGTTTCCATACTATTTTTACCAAACATGGCATCAAAGATGTCGTCTTTGGACATGCTCATCGTTCTTATGGCAGTCAAACGATTGATGGCATTACGTATCACTCCCGTCCACTGGGTTATCGACGCGAATGGGATTTAACCATTGATTATGTCAACCAACATCCTGAACTCAATCCAACAGGAACCTGGAATTTGTCAAAAAGGTACAATCTGGTCAAAAAATTGCCAGACTTCAAGCACTTTACCCGGAAACACCTCAAAGAAGAGTTCCGACAGTCACTAACGATTTTTGACTTCTAA
- the queG gene encoding tRNA epoxyqueuosine(34) reductase QueG has translation MDIKVEIQKLAKEIGISKIGFTTADDFDYLEKTLRSGVEEGRTTGFEHKVIEERIKPKLSLESAKTIISIAVAYPNKLPVKPPKTQYKRGKITPNSWGLDYHYVLQDKLNRLAQGIEELTEGFEYKGMVDTGALVDTAVAKRAGIGFIGKNGLVISKEFGSYMYLGELITNLEIEPDQEVDYGCGDCTRCLEACPTSCLIGDGTMNARRCLSFQTQDKGMMDMEFRKKIKTVIYGCDICQICCPYNRGIDNPLASEIDPELAHPELIPFLELTNKSFKEQFGMIAGSWRGKNILQRNAIIALANAHDRSAVVKLLEIIDKNNNPIHTATAIWALGEIVKKPDETMLEFMRSLSLKEEDSIKEWELVREKWQF, from the coding sequence ATGGATATTAAGGTGGAAATTCAAAAACTGGCCAAAGAGATTGGCATCTCAAAGATTGGGTTTACAACTGCCGATGATTTTGATTATTTGGAAAAAACCTTACGATCTGGTGTTGAGGAGGGCCGGACAACTGGTTTTGAGCATAAGGTCATTGAGGAGCGGATTAAACCCAAGTTATCTTTGGAGTCTGCTAAGACCATTATCTCAATAGCTGTTGCTTATCCTAATAAATTACCGGTGAAACCTCCTAAAACCCAGTATAAACGTGGGAAAATTACGCCTAATTCTTGGGGACTCGATTACCATTATGTCCTTCAGGACAAACTGAACCGTTTGGCACAAGGGATTGAAGAGTTGACCGAAGGCTTTGAATATAAGGGCATGGTTGATACTGGGGCTCTTGTGGATACTGCTGTGGCTAAGAGAGCTGGTATCGGCTTTATTGGCAAAAATGGTTTAGTTATTTCTAAAGAATTTGGATCTTATATGTATCTAGGTGAGTTGATCACCAACTTAGAGATTGAGCCTGATCAGGAAGTGGATTACGGTTGTGGTGATTGTACCCGCTGTTTGGAAGCTTGTCCGACGTCTTGTCTCATTGGTGATGGGACAATGAATGCTAGGCGTTGCTTGTCTTTTCAAACGCAGGATAAGGGCATGATGGACATGGAATTTCGTAAGAAAATCAAGACAGTGATTTACGGTTGTGACATCTGTCAGATTTGTTGCCCTTATAATCGAGGCATTGACAATCCACTTGCTAGTGAGATTGATCCGGAGTTAGCCCACCCTGAGTTGATTCCTTTTTTAGAATTAACTAATAAATCCTTCAAAGAGCAATTCGGTATGATTGCCGGTTCTTGGCGAGGGAAAAATATCTTGCAGCGTAATGCTATCATCGCTTTGGCTAACGCTCACGATCGTAGTGCGGTTGTCAAATTACTGGAAATCATTGATAAGAATAACAATCCTATTCACACAGCGACAGCCATTTGGGCACTGGGTGAGATTGTCAAAAAACCAGATGAGACGATGCTTGAGTTTATGCGCAGCCTTTCTCTAAAAGAAGAAGATAGCATAAAAGAATGGGAATTAGTTCGTGAAAAATGGCAATTTTAA
- a CDS encoding HAD family hydrolase: protein MSKQQEYVFCVDSDGCAMDTMTYKHQLFFGPLAAQFFEVANKEAFLKEWDHINLYSRTRGVNRFVGLVMGLEYAGLGGIGALKNWVATTTSLSNGSLEQALAQQPSDDLQKALDWSNEVNRQIKSYKGEALAFTGARSGLEKLHDLGKVYVVSSANREAVEEEWCDQGLLEYVDDLYCQDRGKKEDVIASLLQDDYSKDHLVMVGDSPGDLAAAEQNQVAFYPILVGKEAASWKALQETFSPAFVDGQITKEDLEKLKETFWKHLD from the coding sequence ATGTCTAAACAGCAAGAATATGTCTTTTGCGTAGACTCAGATGGCTGTGCCATGGATACCATGACCTACAAACATCAGCTCTTTTTTGGGCCATTAGCAGCCCAGTTTTTCGAGGTTGCAAATAAAGAAGCTTTTTTGAAAGAGTGGGATCATATCAATCTTTACTCTCGTACAAGGGGTGTCAATCGTTTTGTCGGATTGGTAATGGGGCTAGAGTATGCAGGTCTGGGTGGCATTGGGGCTTTGAAGAACTGGGTAGCCACTACCACATCACTATCAAATGGGTCTCTGGAGCAAGCGTTGGCTCAACAACCATCGGATGATTTGCAGAAAGCATTGGATTGGTCTAACGAGGTTAATCGACAAATTAAATCTTACAAGGGAGAAGCACTTGCTTTCACGGGTGCTCGTTCAGGCTTAGAAAAACTTCACGATCTTGGGAAGGTGTATGTTGTCTCTTCAGCCAATCGTGAGGCTGTCGAAGAGGAATGGTGCGATCAAGGTTTGCTAGAGTATGTCGATGACCTTTACTGTCAAGATCGTGGTAAGAAAGAAGATGTTATTGCAAGCTTGTTACAAGATGACTACTCAAAAGATCATCTTGTAATGGTTGGAGACTCACCTGGTGATTTAGCAGCAGCTGAGCAAAATCAAGTGGCTTTTTACCCCATCTTGGTTGGTAAAGAAGCAGCATCTTGGAAAGCCTTACAAGAAACATTTTCACCAGCTTTTGTTGATGGACAGATAACAAAAGAAGATTTAGAAAAACTAAAAGAAACGTTTTGGAAACATTTAGATTAG